In Tenacibaculum sp. 190524A02b, the genomic stretch CGTTACTTTCCAATCTTCCTGCACCTTAACCAATGTTTCCAACTGCGGATTTATATAACTCTTAATAAAATCAAACCTATCAAAAGTATCAAATTCATGTTTCAAAGCTTTTTGTGCCTTTTCAATTTGACTGGTAAATGTTTTTAATAATTCTTTTGACGCAAACTTATCCTTGTGCAAGTTCACTACTGTTAAAATTGTTTGATAAGTGAGTATAGTTTCTTCTAAGGATTGATTTAATACTGGTGAATCAAAGCCTGTAATCCCCGTTGTAGCAATTCTAACTAATTGTTCTCGTAATAACCAAATAACATGGTACTCTTTTAGATCAATATGTATATTATTCCTAATTAGTTTTAACCTGTTATTCGTTAAATCAACACTCTTTTTAAGCGCTACTGTATCAATAATTTCTTCATAAAGTGTTTCTTCTATTACTTGAAAACCAAAAGGCTTTATTACTTTTATATTCGTTAAATCCTCCTCTTCTACTTTTAAAATATTAGGAGCGTTTAATGACTTGTAATTATTTTTATCAGAATACGCTAAAACAGGTTCTAAAAGTTTAAAATACTTTCTTGCCTTTTTATAATACTCTTTTTGTTGCGACAACTGGTTTGTTTTTGCTAGACTATCAATACTTGAGATAACTGTATCTAAATACTGAGTATATATTACTTTTAACCCTTTATTGGCTGCTTCTAAAGAATAATACGTTGCCTCTTTTTTATGACACGATACTATTAATAGCAAAAGACATACACAAAGGTATGCCTTAAGCTTGCTTAATATGTTTTTCATATTTCTTATCTGTCTAATCCAGTAAGTATATGTAAAACAGAACCTTCTTTTCTACTATTAGCTACATCAGAATTAGCTAAAGGATCTGTAAAAGCTGTTCCATCTGCTGGGTCCCAACCATGGTTCTGTGTAATTACCATAAATGTATTCTTACCGTTATTTACAATATCAGTTACATCTATCATACCCGTAATTTCCCATGCTTTTCCTGTATTACCATAACCTTTAGTTGCTGCTAAATCTTGATTACATTCTAATACCACTTTTAATTCACCTGTATTTAAATTGTATTGGTATAACCTAGCATAATGATTTTTTTCAGCAACATCAAAGTATCCGTTTGGATCTTCTTGAATGTAAGCATAATTTTCAGTTACTAAAATGTTATCAGGACTATGGAATTCTTTTGCTTTACCACTTAACTTGTCTCCATCTAATACACAAGTAATTGTTCCTTTACCTGAAGGATCACTAGGATTTAAAACTACTTTATATATACGTCCATAAAAAGTTCCTTTATCTTTTAATCCATCTTTTCTTCTACCTGTAACACAAAAATAAAGTTCTCTATTATTTGCTGCAGAACCTCTTCTCCAATCAATATCCTCTAATCTAGAGAATCCCATTACGTCTTTATTTTTACACTCCGTATCTAACGCATTGATTTCTTTTTCCTGTAATTCAACAAACTCAATATCATATGATTTTCCTTCTTCCATATCCATTTCATAATCAACACCAGCAGTTGTTACTTTTAAACCATATAACTTACCACCTTCTAAATCTCCTTGATTACCAACATACATTCCTAATTGTCCAGAAGGCATATCATTATTACTATGGTCATCTCCTATAAACACAACCGTTTTTCCAGCATATGCATCTTTACCTATAGCCACAGCATTTTCAGTAGACCATTGTCCTAAAGCTGTTAACATTTTTGCTGTACCAGCTTGATCTGCACTTTTTGTTGGTTCAGTAGCAAAAACTCCTTTAGAAGCTCCACCCCATTCTCCTCCTGATAAATATAACGGCCCAAATCCGTGTTCTTGAGGTGAAATTAATGAACCTGAACACTGCGCTGTATTTGCAGTAGCAGCAGCATTTAAAATATAATCTCCAGAAACAGGTCTTAAGTTTTTATTTAATTTAATACGTGCTATAGAATAATCTGCTTCTATATTATTAATTAAAGTAAAACTTCCATCAGCTTCTGCAATCAACCCTGCACCATCTGCCATTGAACCATATACAAAATCAGGTGAATTAGGTATCACATCTTCCGATGATAAAATTGGAGTAATTTTTAAATCTGAAAATTCTCCGGTAACTTTTAAAAAATTTGGTGTTTTTGATGCTGTTAAATATACACTAGCATCTGAACCATCATTTCCATCGTTTCCGTCATTTCCATCTTTACCGTCCTTACCATCTATCCCATCAATTCCGTCTACACCATCTTGACAAGAGGTTACAGAAGTAAAAGCTATTGATATTGCCATTAAAGCAACTAAGCTTAGTTTTAATCGTTTCATTGTTTTCTTTATTTAGTTAATATTTCAGCACAAAAAAACGTTTTGAAATTAAGCTTAACCTTATCCTAATTTTAAATTGATATAAGATAAATGTTAGCTATTTTATCAAACTTTAAATAACTAGATTTATTCTAAATAAAGATAATATAGTATTAAACTAGACAAACATTTGCTATTTAACTAATAATAAATAAAACATTGATAATTTTACAAAAAGGACGCTTAACATTAAAGAAACATTAGTATTATTTCTAGATAACTATATAAAAAGAAAAAACGCCATATAAATGACGTTTTACACCCCTTCATATTTACTTTAAAAATATGAATAACTACAAAGAATCTTCAACTAATACTTAATGCAGTTAAAACCAAAAAACTGCTTCAATAAACAATGAGATCTATCCGATTCCCTATAAATGCTTTTTCATAAAAATTTTCCCCGACGACTCTAAGTATTATTTTTTATTGCTTATTTCTGATACAAATATATTTTGTCAATTTTTAAATGTGGTAAGTCAGTGACTTACTTTTAGTAAGTCACTGACTTACTTTTTGGCCGATTTTGGCCTTTTTTTGCTGTTTTTTGTTAAAGAAATGTTAAAATCGTTTTTTTAGGATTCTAGAAAAGCCATATCTTTGTCCCATCAATGACAAAAATTAAAACACATAACATTCAATTTATAACACTTATTAGTGGTGTAATTGAAAAATTACTTGGAGAGTTTCTTGAAAAAAGTGACGCTCTATGTATACATTTTAAAGTTTTACAAACATGATATAACTATATAAATGAATAATACATAAGCGTCCAATACTATATTGGGCGCTTTTTTTATATTTTTTTTACAATATGAGCATCGTACATTAATACAACATATAGAATTTGATTTTAACTATTAAACAACTGATTAGCAAAACATTGTTAGTTATACACACAACTAGAGAACTTCTGGACAAATACCTCTTTGCCTCAAAACAAACATAAACCACTAACAAACAAGTAATTACCTGTAAAAATTATTTGCACAGTAAAAAAAAACGCTACATCTTTGCCTCATCAAAAACAACAAATAATCGAATAATAACTATTTAAAATAAGTAACAATGTATTTACACAGCACAACAATCAATAGTAAGGGGAAAATGATAGCCGAATTTGGTATTGAGTTAGTAGTTAGTAAAGATGTAATTTATAAGATGTATTGTAAGTAATGAGATAAACGATTCATTCACATATATATAAAGGCATCTTAGTTTATAAGATGCCTTTTTTATTATACTATAATTAGAAAAACGTGATAAATACTCATTATTTCATTGCTAAAATGTTAAAATCAGTGAATTTTTTGGAAATATCGCAATAAATTCTTATATTTGAGTATATGAAAATTAAAACACTATGAAAACATTTAAATTGCACATACTAATTGAAAAAGGACGTTTACTCATCCAATTGCTACGCTTCCTAAAATTTCATACACCGTAACGGATAACACAACTATTTTAGTTGTATGAAATCAATCAGCTAGCGAAGCACATTAAATTGCAAACGCTTCCTAAATTTATGAAAAGGTAGAATTTACCTGAAGTCTGTTGTACTCAATAGGCCTTGGCAGTAAAGCATCTTCAAAAATTTTGACATTCATAGTCAATTAAATTCTACAAACACCCAATTCATTGGGGTGTATGGCTATACATCTTATCGAAAGATAAGCATGCTATGAACCATCGAATGTATTTCGAGATAACTATTGCTGCATATGCGGCCTAGAAAACTAATGTCAACTATTAAAAATTGAAAATTATGAAAACTTTAAAAACTATTTTTGGTCTACTTGTTTTATTAACCTTAACTACTTCTTGTACTGATTTAAGTGAAGATTTAAAACTAAAAGATAAAATTGATAACGAGCCTCCTACTATTACTATAGGAGTTAAAGGAGAGTCCCCTTTTTATACTGGTGGTGGAGATGGTAGTGGTGATGGAACTGATAAAGAATAAATATCTTTGTCAAATATACAAAAGTCTTTAGTAATTACTAAAGGCTTTTTTTTAGATTTGCATTTATGCAAGAAAAGATTTTTTTTATTTTTTTTTATTT encodes the following:
- a CDS encoding phosphatase, with the translated sequence MKRLKLSLVALMAISIAFTSVTSCQDGVDGIDGIDGKDGKDGNDGNDGNDGSDASVYLTASKTPNFLKVTGEFSDLKITPILSSEDVIPNSPDFVYGSMADGAGLIAEADGSFTLINNIEADYSIARIKLNKNLRPVSGDYILNAAATANTAQCSGSLISPQEHGFGPLYLSGGEWGGASKGVFATEPTKSADQAGTAKMLTALGQWSTENAVAIGKDAYAGKTVVFIGDDHSNNDMPSGQLGMYVGNQGDLEGGKLYGLKVTTAGVDYEMDMEEGKSYDIEFVELQEKEINALDTECKNKDVMGFSRLEDIDWRRGSAANNRELYFCVTGRRKDGLKDKGTFYGRIYKVVLNPSDPSGKGTITCVLDGDKLSGKAKEFHSPDNILVTENYAYIQEDPNGYFDVAEKNHYARLYQYNLNTGELKVVLECNQDLAATKGYGNTGKAWEITGMIDVTDIVNNGKNTFMVITQNHGWDPADGTAFTDPLANSDVANSRKEGSVLHILTGLDR